The genomic interval ACATATCACAACTGCAGGAAATATACTATGTTAAAGCTCATCCCTTGTCTAGAACTATAAGATGTTTGCTGATACGAATCGCTAGCATATCCCTGTGGGTTGGTTTGTTAATGTGCACTGATCTATAGGCATATATGTGTCCTAAAATGGTACTCTAGAAATTACAAAGCCTCAGATATGGAACTGTAGTACTAGCACTCATGTTTTACCATTCCTTGgtttaatttatttcacattgagGTCTAATATTTTCAATAGACAGtagaaatggaaaaatataatttttttgttttagggaaaaAACATTGTGTGGCTTCATCTGAAGCATGGGAGCTATTTACTAATGCTTCATATCAAGAACAGATTTGTAGAATAATGTTCACCAATCGGAGGTCTACATTTCATATATCTACAGAATGAAATAcactttagaaaatatttagaagAAATCACACAACTAGGACCCTTAACATGCAATATATGCTGTGTGTACTTATCTAAATAAACTGCATTTGCAGCCCAattttagaataataatattttgtgtaatgTTATATGCTATCCATATCCTCAATTATCAGTTTATAATTGTATTAATAGCCTTAAGGCAAATCTAGCTTTAGGGGATCACACTACATCTCTTGACAGTGCCCCTCATCTATTTTTCCTGCAAGGTTGACACCATCCTTGTTCGGTATCATTCGGTATTACTAGAATTCCAGTATTTGATCACAAGGAAAGAGGAGAAGACATATGATGTAATTACCCTACTACTTAATATTCTGGCCTAGACACAGTCTCTTGGTTTAAACCCAGTGACTCCCTTTATGATAAACTGTTCATTtagaagataaaacaaaacatggttTCTGTATATGTTACAATGTGATATTATTGCAGGATTagattctataaaataaaaagcagagcaAATGAATAGATGATATTTGTTTATGAAAACCACATAGatgttaattgtttttctttttaattttacaggtATTAATTGGTTCATCCCACAACCATGAATGCAGAGGCGTGGAACTTTCTTGTTGCCTGGACTCAGATGTTATTGTTACTTCGAATGGCTCCACTCTACGTCAGTGCCAAACCTTGCCCTTCAGTATGTCGTTGTGATGGAGGTTTCATTTATTGCAATGATAGGGAGTTGACGTCTATTCCTTCAGGGATACCAGAGGATGCTACAACTCTCTACCTTCAAAATAATCAGATCAATAATGCTGGGATACCTTCTGATCTAAGAGGCCTGGACAAAGTGGAAAGGATCTACTTGTACCGAAACAGTTTAGATGAGTTTCCAATTAAtctccccaaaaatgtaaaagaactgCACCTGCAGGAAAATAATATACGGACTATAACCTTTGATGCACTTTCACAAATTCCTGCCATTGAGGAACTACATCTAGATGATAATTCTGTGTCTGCAGTCAGCATTGAGGATGGGGCATTTCGAGACAACATTTTTCTTCGTCTTCTGTTCCTTTCCCGAAATCACCTAAGCACAATACCTTGGGGTCTGCCACGAACAATTGAAGAGTTACGTTTGGATGATAATCGAATTTCCACTATTGCTGAGATCTCTTTGCAGGACCTCACAAATCTAAAACGTCTTGTTTTGGATGGCAATCTCCTAACCAATAGTGGCCTTGGGGAAAGGGTCTTCATGAACTTGGTCAATCTGACAGAATTGTCATTGGTTCGAAACTCGCTGATATCTCCACCTGCAAACTTGCCAGGCACAAATTTAAGAAAGCTTTACCTTCAAGAGAATCATATGAATTATGTGCCACCCAATGCTTTTGCTGACCTTACCCAACTTTATCGACTTGATATGTCAAATAACAATCTGACTTCTTTACCTCAGGGTATTTTTGATGACTTGGATAATCTGACCCAGTTATTCCTACGTAACAATCCTTGGTATTGTGGCTGCAAAATGAAATGGGTACGTGACTGGCTTCAGTCTTTGCCTTCCAAAGTTAATGTTCGTGGGCTGATGTGCCAAGCACCAGAACGCGTGAGAGGAATGACGATCAAAGACCTTAACAAAGAATTATTTGATTGTAAGGACAGATTTGACAAAAATGTTATTCAAATAATGACAACAACTGTGTTAAACACTTTGCTGCCAGCACAAGGCCAGCGACCAGTATCTGTGACCAAACAGCCCGAGATAAGGCCACCTGATCTCAACAAGATCTACCGAACCACTCCGATACCAGTTAGGAAAATTATTACAATCAACGTGAAAGCTGTCACTGTGGAGACCATCCACATTTCCTGGAAAATTGCTTTACCAATGAAGTCACTAAGGCTAAGCTGGCAGTTGGGTCACAGCCCAGTTTTTGGATCTATTACAGAAACGATTGTCACAGGTGACAGAACGGAATATTTGCTTACAGCACTTGAGCCGGAGTCACCATACCGCATATGCATGGTTCCCATGGAAACCGGAAACTTCTTTTTATTGGATGAAACGCCTGTTTGTATTGAAACAGAGACTGCCCCACTAAAAATGTACAACCCTACCACCACGTTAAATAGAGAGCAGGAAAAGGAGCCTTATAAAAACTCTAATTTGCCACTAGCAGCTATCATAGGTGGAGCAGTGGCTCTAGTGGCAATCACACTCCTTGCATTGGTTTGTTGGTATGTCCATCGCAACGGTTCCTTGTTTTCCAGGAACTGTGCCTACAGCAAGGGTCGGAGAAGAAAAGATGATTATGCGGAAGCAGGAACTAAGAAAGACAATTCCATTTTAGAAATTAGGGAGACCTCTTTTCAGATGATACCAATAAATAGTGATCCAATGACCAAGGAGGAGTTTATATTACACACTATATTTCCATCCAATGGAGTAACCTTGTACAAAACCAGTCACAGTgaaagcagcagtaacagaagctACAGAGACAGTGGTATTCCAGATTCTGACCATTCACATTCATGATGATAAAAGGCACAAAACTTTTTATAGAGACTAAAATGAGTGAATGGGATTCACTGTTCTACTGCAAAACACTGgatttaaaaagacacaaaaaaactttgaaggagcaatgtactgtacatttgccatataatttatatttaagacttttttattaaaagtttcaaAATTTCAGGTTGCTGCTACAATTAAATGTAGTTCGTTGCCTGACCACAATTctctatttttagtattttttgtaatttgtactGTATTTTCCTTGCTAATATTGAAGTTACAGACCATTTAACTCTTCTTTTGTGTTCTACTGAGTAAAATGACTTGTTGACtgtgaaagtgatttttttttcttttttgttttcctgctgtGTTAAACAATCAGGATTTTTCGGTATTTTTTCTGACCTTTGTAGTTATAAGCACAGCCCGGTTTTGCATATCATTCTAAAACatggtataaataaaatgtagctacaaaacataataaaaaaacaacagtattgatgggtctgtaaaaaataaaaaaactgtatacaacATTactcaataaacaaaaacaaaaaccctgtgtgTAGTAATGGGCATTAATGTACCACAAGACAAGCATACGATACAGTCTACTGTCCCATAGCACAAATAAATCCCCTTACATTTTTCAGTCCATTATAATTATAGTTAAACCCGAAACGGGATCTGTATTTAGATACATAATCCTTACTGAATATAATCCTTTAGAGACTAAGTAAgacattgtaaatttatttttctatcccACCCAAAAAATACATATGAGCCAAAAAGTAAAATCTTAGAGTATTAtcaattgtaatattttagtaattttaaataaatggtccaaattaaaatacataaaacatttatttgcactTAATTATTTCACAAAGTTTAACTTAAGCAAAAATAGGATATTAGGCTAGAACATCATAAAATATAGCTGCCAACAAATTAATAGTGCCCATTACtacatcataatatatataattttttaaaaatatccatCATGTTATTTTGCCTTTCCGTTAATTTAAAATTTAGGAGAAATACACTTTTGTTGCCATacctccccctcctattgtatgtttgtttttttttcagataaatgcCAAGGTGCATTGTATGCTCCTTTGGTCAGTATTGTATGTGCCTTGATCCAATGCTACATgtattcagctttttattttttttttgtcagtgacAGTTTTTCATACTTGCAGACTATGAAAAATGTTGAACATATTGCTGAATAAAATTAAGAAATACATAAGGAATCTTGATATGGTTTATTGAAAGAACATAACAAAAGATCACTATGCTTCttaaacatttgcaaaccatTATTAGGAAACATAATCAGGAGTAATTATTTGCAGCTTTCTATTGATTCTTTGTTTGGTGAAGTCCTATCATTTTGTATCTGCAATTTTCACTATTGGGCTATCAAAAGTATTAGGTGACATGCAACcttagaattgaaaacattctaGCAGAAGACAAGCGAGCCACAAATAAGTCCCAGGGGATCGAGCAAGCACCCAACTGTCTAAACATCACTTGTGTTTAAACATTAGAGCTAAATTTGTCTAGTTAAGCCAGATGAGGATTGACTGCCCTCTAAAATTAGCCTCATTTATGACTCTTAAaaccattctttatttttcctgtatAGGGCAAGAGGGGGTTCTCAAAATGATGTTGACATAAATTTAGCTCAAATTTCCTGTTTCATTATAGATTACCACCACTGGTGAGGATAACCTACCATATAATAACTGCTATAAAAAGAATAgactttgtttttaaagcaataattGAGTACCTAatgtttttcaaaagttttttctgtatgttttttggtccagcatattttacaatgttttacaaaaaaacaccacaccacaaaaacaaaacagtatagAGAACCTTTATTGACCAATCTGATAGAAGCTTTTTAAAGCGTATGTGAACTTTAAATATAAAGGGCAATCATTGTGTGTTGTTGTGGCTTAGACCTAACTGCTCACAGAGACATTATGGCTACTTGACTTCTgacaacaaagtaaaaaagtttttaggatactttttaaaattgtattagcCTTGTGGTATACATCTAGTGCTTGATGATGACAGATACGTGCTTCCAAAGAAACTACTGCAAGgtgaataaaatgttaaatactgTAGGGCtgtagcagtgtttctctaccagggttcctctggaaaTTGTTACGAGTTTATTGGGCAATGAGGGACTTGTGACTGTCAGGCCAGTTTTacagacaccaatgattttttggctatctgtaagggtaacctttttcctactggccagcaatctgagaggcattcttctcatttaCCACTACAATAATGTACTATAAGATGTTGACAAAGTAATTATAACAGTGGTTcctccatgttagaaaggttgctCTAAGGTTTTACTATGACCACTTTTGCACTGGTTGTGTACAGTTTATAGATAtccatataatattgtatatgaaatatatttttaagtatatTAATGTGTGCAATTGATGACTTTTATTGGCTATTATGCAAAGGCAATTGCTTCATTACTTTTTGGTCAGTGATCAGGAGTGTACAGATGTTTACAGGAATTACTCCTTTTACCTTTCTTGATTTATATCAGGAACTCaaagtgctgggagcaggaacaaAGGAGGTCAACAATAGTAATCTACCTTGTTCTCACATTATTGGTGTTTCTATTGATGAAAAGTACCTTTTACACAACAAGTGGCATTATTCAATGAGGTgtgttaataatatttaacaacgaaatgtttaaaaacatccTGATAACTATATAAGTTATTGTGTTCAAGCAAATGAACTACTAAGGTTCTACTTCACTGTTTATTAGCAAATGTGGAGGGTCTGAAAAACAACCAATGCAGTCACTGGAATTAATACAGGAAGACAGGTCTTATGTATGGAAATCTGAACAATCCCACCATTAATGCACAAACCTTGCAAGTGTAAAGAAAAATGACTAAAGAATCACCGCAAAAGTGGACAGATATGACGTGTACACATGCATTTGACCTAATTATTATTAGGTGCCCTATGGTAGGGTAAAACATCACCTTAAGTAGGGGTTTCTAACAAGCAATATGAAATATGTTTGTTAGAAATGAAAACATGTCGTCCCCAAATGAGGTTTATCTTTTTTAGGGAGGGTTTATGTTAAGGCGCTGTATGCTAAGTGACAGCTATAGCTGGGAGGCAAGTACAAGTATATGCTTGTTGTGAGCTAGAAGTACATTTAACATTGAGAACAATAGCAAATGTGAGTAATGGATACAGAAACTACTGGAACTATTTATTTCACTTATGGAATATGTTGTTGGTAAGGCCTATAGCTTAAAGTTTGGTTCTGCTGAAGTGAGATCCCTCaagattattttttgtatgttatctTGGTTAGACTGTTTTATCTTGCTCAATAAATATATGCGGCTTCtatgttctttaaataataacatattaccCTCAGGAAGAATACAGGTACTGCTGTAGCCaaccatattttatttagttatagaTTCCTCAGCACAGGTTATGCGAGGACATTTCTTCATGTGTACTGTCATCATATGATTGTCCCATCTTATTGTCGTGATCCAAACGTTAAATTCTGGAATGTTATgtcaacttttaaaatgaacatgtgttTCAAGACAAATCAACCAGTTTACAAGTTTGATTGAACCACCATCCCTATCAAATACTTCAGTTTTATATATACTtcagtttatatacatatatatatacatatatatacttcagttttatatacatattgctTACATATTTGTTTAATGCTGGGACCTAAAGAAAATAGTTGATGTTTATAGGAATGGAGGAGCATGGGACTTACTCCACAGGACAGCACTGTCACATGAAATCCAAATCAAAAGACACAAGTATATGATATTGGGTACAGTTAAATTAAACACCAACACAGAATCACCTTCATGTTTTGACATTTAGGTACTGTGGCCAAGTCTCCTGGTTTATTGGCAAGTTAGGACTGTGTTTTGTTTGGCATATGATTTTGAGTAAAGAAGATTAGAAGATTCATCTAATTTAGCTGCTGCGTTTTTATACTAACACATTTATATTCCACAGCGAATGCTTGGTTTATGTAAGATTTGTGAAAAAATGCTGATGAGCGAGTATTATATTCCATCAAAGACTAATAGTATACTTttgaacaaataatttttatggcATCACAATAGCAAGAACCCAATGCTTTCTAATCTGAATTATCATAACTGAACATGTCAGTGAAAGTGTCTTTACAGTTCAGTTTTGATATTAGCTAGAAATACTAATGCACTCTCTTGTGGTTATGTTGCTTCTTGGTCTAACAGCCATTgaatacattacatattacaaagtctaccacttgcttttaaaaatagtttccaCTTGTATTTCTCCTTTGAGCCAGTCACTATTTATAAAAAGGTACTTCTGTCATTTAGTGAATAGATAGTTGCATCATATCCCAATGCAGGCAGATAAGAGCGGGGTCTGGAGGATCTGAATTTAAGCCCTAGTAAACACGAGCCATTTGCTGCCAATTTTGTGTTCCCTCCGATCTCGGAGTTCTGTTCAGATCTGATCAATCATTTGCAGATAACACAATGTGTACCTTCATCAATGTTTACCAGCTTTTTTAATCTGTTCATATCCGATAGGAAACCCCAAAAAAGTCACCTACCATTATTCAGCTGCTAATTGTCTATGAATTCCTACGTTTTTTTTTGGTCTAAAATTAGATTGCAGGTAAAAATTGTCCTGTGTGTACTAGGCTTAAAATAAAGTCAAAGATTTTTTAGCTCCTGGGCACATGGGTTGGGAGGGGGGATTCTCTGCACATGCAAATAACGTTTtggatttaaatgtaaattaatgcACCTTGGGGTACCCATCCTGCTGAGGTGCTTCTAGATGGATAGCCTGGGCGATAACACAGGTTCACCTTGAGTCACCCTAAAACAGTTTTGACATAGCTATAAACTTGCAACTTTCCAGTCCTAGTTTGCTATGTCTCAATAACATGGACTCAAATCTTATAAGGCTTGggataaataatgtttaaaaatgtctatGTCTCTTCCATACCTTTTTGGTAttctaaaacatataaaacaagaaGTGTAAAGGGTTCCAAGCAGAACTTTGCCATGGAGGTAATTTAAGAACAAGATCATTTTGATTGTTctgatgctaaaagcagtaatatAACATAAACACTGTGCATATTGCTGCTGATTTTATGTAGAGAACCAAAGTGAAGCTGATATAAGCACACACCTCCATCGTATAAGTGTTATTATCAATAGCATATATAGCAGCTTGCTTCGGGTAATTGCTACCATTCATAGAGCGCTTCCCTGCAGCATACTGACACAGATTAGAAAAATGAGATCTTTTCACATATTGTGTGCTCCCAGTCTCCGAATAGCGGGCACAGAACATTTTTGGCAGCCTTATTGTGCTTCTTACACGATTTCTGGCAGAAGATTCTTCTTATTACTTAAACATATGGGTCTCAAACTGTCTTTAGTAACAAGGATAAAGCTtgtctttttattgaaatatactttttataa from Pyxicephalus adspersus chromosome 4, UCB_Pads_2.0, whole genome shotgun sequence carries:
- the FLRT3 gene encoding leucine-rich repeat transmembrane protein FLRT3 encodes the protein MNAEAWNFLVAWTQMLLLLRMAPLYVSAKPCPSVCRCDGGFIYCNDRELTSIPSGIPEDATTLYLQNNQINNAGIPSDLRGLDKVERIYLYRNSLDEFPINLPKNVKELHLQENNIRTITFDALSQIPAIEELHLDDNSVSAVSIEDGAFRDNIFLRLLFLSRNHLSTIPWGLPRTIEELRLDDNRISTIAEISLQDLTNLKRLVLDGNLLTNSGLGERVFMNLVNLTELSLVRNSLISPPANLPGTNLRKLYLQENHMNYVPPNAFADLTQLYRLDMSNNNLTSLPQGIFDDLDNLTQLFLRNNPWYCGCKMKWVRDWLQSLPSKVNVRGLMCQAPERVRGMTIKDLNKELFDCKDRFDKNVIQIMTTTVLNTLLPAQGQRPVSVTKQPEIRPPDLNKIYRTTPIPVRKIITINVKAVTVETIHISWKIALPMKSLRLSWQLGHSPVFGSITETIVTGDRTEYLLTALEPESPYRICMVPMETGNFFLLDETPVCIETETAPLKMYNPTTTLNREQEKEPYKNSNLPLAAIIGGAVALVAITLLALVCWYVHRNGSLFSRNCAYSKGRRRKDDYAEAGTKKDNSILEIRETSFQMIPINSDPMTKEEFILHTIFPSNGVTLYKTSHSESSSNRSYRDSGIPDSDHSHS